In the genome of Bacillus sp. S3, one region contains:
- a CDS encoding NADH dehydrogenase subunit 5 produces the protein MLNSLPEIFLVLLAVSVLSALFLLYPRVPLSYVRIHVGITLLPPLAALMALFTTKETIIYGPWWLDSLSWLLVSFVLIIGFIVQRYSVRYFLGDRSYRKYFALLTITTSADSVVWLCNDLPLLLICWGTTLFGLILLIRLKKEWSVARNAAKQTGQLFAISWLILFGAVIWVTQSTGHWQLSLVLAKSSLTQLDLWEKTCISLMLILAVVIPAAQWPFHRWLLNTVVAPTPVSAVMHAGLVNAGGMILTRFSPLFSGNMAQIILLILSSVSVMIGTGIMLVQVDYKRQLVGSTIAQMGFMFIQCALGAFLAAIIHAVLHGLFKSTLFLQSGSALDQHKKQTPGANQPRSLLWTITGGILGLLVAIGLWLSSSGENYQFISALTLGWSVSLAWTQLVAFGNGHIARIAGFSLVAVAAIVYNFVQDAFYGVLQHSIPKGIQPPEPAAILLLIILLAGSAAGVWLARHRSSAAYTVIYLWLVRLGEPQNNLIESHPKYLTKSFFKGGHLQ, from the coding sequence ATGTTAAATTCCCTTCCAGAAATATTTTTAGTATTGCTTGCGGTATCGGTACTTAGTGCACTATTCCTGTTATATCCAAGGGTTCCACTGTCCTATGTTCGGATTCACGTCGGTATTACATTGTTGCCGCCACTAGCTGCTCTAATGGCTCTTTTTACCACCAAAGAGACGATAATTTATGGCCCATGGTGGCTTGATTCGTTATCATGGCTGCTGGTATCGTTTGTTCTTATCATCGGTTTTATCGTGCAGCGCTATTCTGTTCGTTACTTCCTTGGTGATCGTTCTTATAGAAAATATTTTGCCTTGCTGACAATTACAACTAGTGCTGATTCAGTTGTCTGGCTTTGTAATGATCTTCCCCTGTTGCTGATTTGCTGGGGAACGACACTCTTTGGGCTGATACTGCTGATAAGATTAAAAAAAGAGTGGAGTGTTGCTAGAAACGCAGCTAAACAAACAGGACAATTGTTTGCAATAAGCTGGCTTATACTGTTTGGGGCTGTCATCTGGGTAACCCAGTCCACGGGGCATTGGCAGTTGTCGCTTGTCCTCGCCAAAAGCAGTCTTACACAGCTTGATTTATGGGAAAAGACGTGTATTAGCCTGATGCTAATCTTGGCTGTCGTCATTCCGGCAGCACAATGGCCTTTCCACCGCTGGTTATTAAATACAGTAGTAGCTCCTACTCCTGTATCCGCGGTAATGCATGCGGGATTAGTGAACGCAGGTGGAATGATCTTGACACGGTTCTCTCCACTTTTTAGTGGAAATATGGCCCAAATCATTTTACTTATATTGTCTAGTGTTTCAGTCATGATAGGTACAGGAATTATGCTGGTCCAGGTAGATTATAAACGGCAGCTGGTAGGGTCTACGATTGCACAGATGGGGTTCATGTTCATCCAATGTGCGTTAGGTGCTTTTTTGGCAGCCATTATCCACGCAGTCTTACATGGTCTATTTAAGTCAACTCTTTTCTTACAGTCTGGTTCCGCGCTTGACCAACACAAGAAGCAAACTCCCGGGGCAAACCAGCCACGGTCATTATTATGGACAATCACAGGAGGGATTTTAGGACTCCTGGTGGCAATTGGTCTTTGGCTATCTTCTTCTGGGGAGAATTATCAATTCATAAGCGCCCTTACCTTAGGGTGGTCAGTTTCATTAGCCTGGACCCAGCTCGTGGCTTTTGGAAATGGACATATTGCGCGAATTGCAGGCTTTTCTTTAGTTGCAGTAGCGGCAATTGTATATAATTTCGTACAGGATGCTTTTTATGGTGTGTTACAACATTCAATCCCAAAGGGAATTCAACCACCGGAACCAGCGGCAATTTTACTTTTGATTATTTTATTGGCCGGAAGTGCTGCAGGTGTATGGCTTGCTCGTCATCGTTCATCAGCTGCCTATACTGTTATTTATCTTTGGCTTGTACGATTGGGTGAACCTCAAAATAATTTGATAGAAAGTCATCCTAAGTATTTGACAAAATCATTCTTTAAGGGAGGTCATTTACAATGA
- a CDS encoding DUF2309 domain-containing protein codes for MNSTSARALHWEKIPDSLDFDLIDLVNSASSVIVPLGPINTFAARSPWVGFEGQTFEKTAYWLKDTCDIDIYPNDPLLQSAWERGEIHQDFLKNGLHHWLNTQSLELPRKVAEQFCLAALMQKQLPSNTLDESELKSLVTELNRFTPEMTEKHSVKTYSQRLEQLGRVNAAHDLNSNMIKWCKLFLDESQAVWSMPNREEGFYRAWRKLVQHDPALSRIQRKQLSNLPEEADAALREVLSALEIQFSEIQAYFEAHFLVLPGWSGMMLWRSQQSAEESSLLLEYLAVRISMEWALVKPFLPLPEKRNNKVHVEPLIAAWAKWGNLPINAWSQLSSTEIKACLTLAHRFDKIQRNRLWLEAWEKTYEDQLKKMLISQHKAETSENINPALAQFVFCIDVRSEPFRRKLEKRGEFQTFGTAGFFGLPIATCELGSNHAHNSLPVMFKPQYKIKEFSPESESYQQRHHAVKSIGYTFAAMKHNLISSMVLPEISGPWLSMQTLARSFVPRIAGQTLRKLHQSWLHKPSTELSLNHTQISETALPTGFSVKEKVHYVRQALIMMGLTDQFAPLVVICGHGSHSTNNPYSSALDCGACGGASGGFNARVLAELCNLPTVRMSLEKEGIIIPKDTVFAAAEHITTLDELRWLYVPELSDEAKKAFNRVQSELPKVSEEANSERLSQLPNLGTHLKNPKAEAQRLSEDWSEVRPEWGLARNAAFIIGERQLTIGCNLGGRVFLNNYNWKKDKNGGILANIISGPATVAQWINLQYYASTVVPHYYGSGNKTTQTVTAGLGVMQGNASDLLSGLPWQSVMKSDGEAYHEPLRLLVVIQAPREYVKRMLNHDHAFQQKVKNGWIRLASIDPVGHWESWS; via the coding sequence ATGAATTCAACATCAGCAAGAGCCTTACATTGGGAAAAGATTCCTGATAGCCTTGATTTTGATCTAATTGACTTGGTGAACTCCGCCAGCAGCGTTATTGTACCACTCGGGCCAATTAACACCTTTGCAGCACGTAGCCCCTGGGTAGGTTTTGAGGGACAAACGTTTGAAAAAACGGCCTATTGGCTCAAAGATACTTGTGATATAGATATCTACCCCAATGACCCTTTACTTCAATCTGCATGGGAACGCGGTGAGATCCATCAAGATTTTTTAAAAAATGGACTTCACCATTGGCTAAACACACAATCTTTGGAGTTGCCGCGTAAGGTCGCAGAGCAGTTCTGCCTAGCTGCGCTCATGCAAAAGCAACTACCTTCCAATACTTTGGATGAATCTGAGTTAAAAAGTCTGGTAACAGAACTAAACCGTTTTACACCCGAAATGACCGAAAAACATTCGGTTAAAACCTATAGCCAACGCTTGGAACAGCTAGGAAGGGTAAATGCAGCTCACGATCTTAACAGTAACATGATCAAGTGGTGTAAATTATTTCTTGATGAGTCCCAAGCAGTTTGGTCGATGCCAAATCGTGAAGAAGGTTTCTATCGTGCGTGGCGGAAACTAGTCCAGCATGACCCGGCACTTAGCCGTATTCAGCGTAAACAATTAAGTAATTTGCCGGAAGAAGCTGATGCGGCATTAAGGGAAGTATTGTCCGCCCTAGAAATTCAATTTTCAGAAATTCAAGCCTATTTTGAAGCACATTTCCTTGTTTTACCGGGCTGGAGCGGCATGATGCTATGGCGTTCGCAGCAATCAGCCGAAGAAAGTTCGCTGCTGCTAGAGTATTTAGCTGTTAGAATATCGATGGAATGGGCATTAGTTAAACCCTTTCTTCCCTTGCCTGAAAAAAGAAATAATAAAGTACATGTAGAACCATTAATTGCAGCCTGGGCCAAATGGGGTAACCTGCCAATCAATGCTTGGTCTCAGTTATCCTCTACAGAAATAAAGGCATGTTTGACCCTTGCCCATCGTTTTGATAAGATTCAACGCAATCGACTATGGCTTGAAGCATGGGAGAAAACATATGAAGACCAATTAAAGAAAATGCTTATATCCCAACATAAGGCAGAAACATCGGAAAACATAAATCCGGCACTAGCTCAGTTTGTATTTTGTATCGATGTTCGTTCAGAGCCTTTTCGCCGCAAACTTGAAAAAAGAGGGGAATTTCAGACTTTTGGCACAGCAGGATTTTTCGGATTACCGATAGCAACCTGCGAGCTTGGCAGTAACCATGCGCATAACTCTTTGCCTGTCATGTTTAAACCGCAATATAAAATAAAAGAGTTTTCACCTGAGTCTGAATCCTATCAACAAAGGCATCATGCAGTCAAATCAATAGGTTATACATTTGCTGCTATGAAGCATAATCTGATTTCCAGTATGGTATTGCCGGAAATTAGCGGTCCTTGGCTCAGCATGCAAACACTCGCTCGCAGCTTTGTTCCAAGAATTGCAGGCCAGACATTAAGGAAATTGCACCAAAGCTGGCTGCATAAACCATCCACGGAACTCTCGCTAAACCATACGCAAATATCTGAAACAGCTTTGCCAACTGGTTTTTCGGTGAAAGAAAAAGTACACTACGTAAGGCAGGCTCTAATAATGATGGGGCTCACCGATCAATTTGCACCACTAGTGGTTATTTGCGGACATGGAAGTCACAGCACGAATAATCCATATAGTTCTGCACTCGACTGTGGTGCGTGTGGAGGAGCATCAGGCGGATTCAATGCAAGAGTGCTGGCGGAATTGTGCAATCTTCCAACCGTAAGGATGAGCCTCGAAAAAGAGGGAATAATCATTCCGAAAGATACCGTTTTTGCAGCTGCTGAGCATATTACCACACTTGATGAGTTGCGTTGGCTTTACGTTCCTGAACTATCAGATGAAGCTAAGAAAGCATTTAATCGTGTCCAATCTGAGTTGCCAAAGGTAAGTGAGGAAGCAAATTCCGAGCGGCTTTCGCAATTGCCAAATCTCGGTACCCATCTTAAAAATCCGAAGGCTGAGGCCCAGCGGCTTTCAGAAGATTGGAGTGAGGTGCGTCCGGAATGGGGTTTGGCGCGCAATGCTGCGTTTATCATCGGCGAACGGCAACTTACCATAGGCTGTAATCTGGGAGGGAGGGTTTTCCTTAATAATTATAACTGGAAGAAGGATAAAAACGGCGGTATTCTCGCAAACATAATTTCCGGGCCGGCAACGGTAGCTCAATGGATTAACCTGCAATATTATGCCTCTACTGTTGTCCCTCATTATTATGGAAGCGGGAATAAAACAACCCAAACCGTCACAGCTGGGCTCGGGGTTATGCAGGGAAACGCCAGTGACTTACTATCGGGACTTCCCTGGCAGTCTGTGATGAAATCAGATGGAGAGGCTTATCATGAACCACTACGTTTGCTGGTGGTCATCCAGGCGCCGAGGGAATATGTAAAACGGATGCTGAACCACGATCATGCCTTTCAGCAAAAAGTGAAAAATGGATGGATTCGGCTAGCGTCGATTGACCCGGTAGGACACTGGGAGAGCTGGTCTTAA
- a CDS encoding DUF2294 domain-containing protein: MEKSKGMLEAEISKALTHWEKNYLGRGSVSVKSDILRDMVIVNLGAILTPAEYEVCRDKEGLLSVKEYRHSLVESGLNDLKEIILTLTGEEVISFHTDLSTQTGERAMIFKLASNLQSKLC; the protein is encoded by the coding sequence ATGGAAAAATCAAAAGGAATGCTTGAAGCTGAAATAAGCAAAGCTTTAACACATTGGGAGAAAAATTATCTTGGGCGAGGCTCCGTATCAGTTAAATCAGATATATTACGAGATATGGTGATTGTGAATCTTGGCGCTATTTTAACTCCAGCAGAATATGAAGTATGTAGGGATAAAGAAGGCTTGTTATCGGTAAAAGAATATCGCCATAGTTTAGTGGAATCCGGACTGAATGATTTAAAGGAAATTATCTTAACGTTAACAGGGGAAGAAGTAATTAGCTTTCACACCGATCTTAGTACACAAACTGGAGAACGAGCAATGATCTTTAAGCTTGCCAGCAATCTGCAAAGTAAATTATGTTAA
- a CDS encoding carbonic anhydrase, whose product MSRDEKKKVLYVIGMDHKLERFIKEETNVNPENLMILQRYQPLISHPLDELMRDIIIAVFQENVEEIVVAFTDDYQKNTDDILIHINKNKELKDKIQTLEYLFNNTKPEFPVGTVSEWLQGDKTLRDDIQKTIHIIRHHPLMPSHVKVKGLFVKKDNEKLSGIV is encoded by the coding sequence ATGTCTAGAGATGAAAAGAAAAAAGTACTATATGTGATTGGTATGGATCATAAATTAGAACGTTTTATTAAAGAAGAAACCAATGTCAATCCGGAAAATTTGATGATCTTGCAAAGATATCAACCGCTCATTTCACACCCCCTCGACGAATTAATGAGGGACATCATCATTGCGGTCTTTCAGGAAAATGTTGAAGAAATCGTTGTTGCCTTCACAGATGATTATCAAAAAAACACTGATGATATACTGATCCATATTAATAAAAACAAAGAATTAAAGGATAAGATTCAAACACTGGAGTACCTATTTAATAATACCAAGCCTGAATTTCCTGTGGGTACGGTAAGTGAATGGTTACAGGGAGACAAAACACTCAGGGATGATATCCAAAAAACGATCCATATTATTCGCCATCATCCATTGATGCCATCGCATGTAAAGGTGAAGGGATTATTTGTTAAAAAGGACAATGAAAAGCTATCTGGAATTGTCTAA
- a CDS encoding TIGR02206 family membrane protein — protein sequence MGWFGRSYKNYDFEMFSISHFAIISICIAVAVLLFFYREKLKDEKWRVAEIGVAISLIIMETTYHSWMILNGSWHVSHAIPLELCSISLILTVILLLTRKKIIYEILLFTALLGASQALITPLLNYDFPHFRFFHFFYTHLLIIWVPLYFTWAKGYRPTIWSVLKLFVFLNVLMPIIMMINKLVGGNYMFLSHKPDSASLLDVLGPYPWYIVSLEGLLLSLSLIVWVIFREKASVKTEVSRDLPIR from the coding sequence ATGGGCTGGTTTGGCCGCAGTTACAAAAACTATGATTTTGAGATGTTCTCCATCAGTCACTTTGCTATTATTTCCATCTGTATAGCGGTTGCGGTCTTACTATTTTTCTATCGAGAAAAATTGAAAGATGAAAAATGGCGGGTTGCAGAAATTGGTGTTGCGATTTCGTTAATCATCATGGAAACGACCTATCATTCGTGGATGATCCTAAATGGCAGCTGGCATGTCAGCCATGCCATCCCTCTGGAATTATGCAGTATCAGCCTGATATTAACGGTGATTTTATTACTGACAAGGAAAAAGATAATTTATGAGATTTTATTATTCACTGCCTTACTAGGTGCATCTCAGGCATTGATTACACCATTACTAAATTATGATTTTCCGCATTTTCGATTTTTCCACTTCTTTTATACACATTTATTGATCATCTGGGTGCCGCTCTATTTCACCTGGGCAAAAGGATACCGCCCTACCATCTGGTCCGTCCTGAAATTATTTGTTTTTTTAAATGTGTTGATGCCGATTATTATGATGATCAATAAGCTAGTAGGCGGTAATTATATGTTCTTAAGCCACAAACCGGACAGTGCCAGTTTATTAGATGTTCTTGGCCCCTACCCCTGGTATATTGTATCGCTGGAAGGATTGTTACTATCATTAAGTCTAATCGTTTGGGTCATTTTCCGCGAGAAGGCATCGGTAAAAACAGAAGTGTCCAGGGATCTGCCGATTCGATAA
- the mutS gene encoding DNA mismatch repair protein MutS — translation MAGYTPMIQQYLTVKADYQDAFLFFRLGDFYEMFFDDAVKASQELEITLTSRDGGSEDRIPMCGVPYHAAANYIEQLISKGYKVAICEQMEDAKLTKGMVKREVVQLITPGTVMDGKGLTDKENNYIASITAFDDQTYGFAYTDISTGESRVTLLSSIFDDVLNELSVLSAKEVVVASNFDGDLQKKMRERDVLAISFEDHSSIEMNFSHLLEELNQEKLKQTAARLFHYLYRSQKRSLDHLQPVSTYQIQQYMKIDYYSKRNLELTETIRSKGKKGSLLWLLDETMTAMGGRMLKTWIDRPLIQQAEIEHRQTIVEVILNHYFERQELREKLKEVYDLERLAGRVAFGNVNARDLVQLKRSLMQVPFLKEILQRMPNEEVENIAAKLDPCEEITDLLEQAIVENPPLSLKEGNMIRDGYNTQLDQYRDASRNGKTWIAQLEREEREKTGIKSLKVGYNRVFGYYIEITRANLHLLQEGQYERKQTLTNAERFITPALKEKEALILQAEEKCGELEYDLFSEIREIVKEQIPRLQALAKVVSELDVLQCFAQVSEERRYVKPQFSPERRVAIKDGRHPVVEKVLNSQEYVPNDCQMDSDREVLLITGPNMSGKSTYMRQVALTAILAQIGCYVPASEAVLPIFDQVFTRIGAADDLISGQSTFMVEMLEAKNAITNATQNSLILFDEIGRGTSTYDGMALAQAIIEYIHERIGAKTLFSTHYHELTVLEEELSKLKNIHVSAIEHNGKVVFLHKIKVGPADKSYGIHVAQLAELPAELISRANEILTALEQTEEQTVPVKTAPVIEEQPAQLSFFDEPKEPKKHEHNSKEKRVLEKIKDLDLLDVTPLQAINVLFELQKKLK, via the coding sequence ATGGCTGGGTATACGCCGATGATACAGCAATATTTAACCGTGAAGGCAGATTATCAGGATGCCTTTTTATTTTTTCGCCTGGGCGATTTTTATGAAATGTTTTTTGACGATGCCGTTAAAGCATCACAAGAATTAGAGATTACGTTAACAAGCCGAGACGGAGGTTCCGAGGACCGGATTCCGATGTGCGGGGTGCCGTACCATGCGGCGGCTAACTATATTGAACAGCTTATTTCAAAGGGATACAAAGTAGCGATTTGCGAGCAAATGGAAGATGCCAAACTAACTAAAGGCATGGTAAAACGGGAAGTTGTCCAGCTGATTACGCCGGGAACTGTGATGGATGGAAAAGGCTTAACCGACAAAGAGAACAATTATATTGCCTCGATTACTGCCTTTGATGACCAAACCTACGGATTTGCCTATACCGATATCTCAACAGGTGAAAGCAGGGTAACGTTGCTTTCAAGTATTTTTGATGATGTATTAAATGAACTGTCGGTTTTAAGTGCGAAAGAAGTAGTAGTCGCCAGTAACTTTGATGGAGATTTGCAAAAGAAAATGCGGGAACGTGATGTCCTGGCGATTTCGTTTGAGGATCATAGTTCAATAGAGATGAATTTCTCCCATCTTCTTGAAGAGCTGAATCAAGAAAAATTAAAACAAACCGCTGCAAGGCTGTTTCATTATTTATATCGCTCGCAGAAAAGAAGTCTTGACCATCTGCAGCCTGTTTCTACCTATCAAATCCAGCAATATATGAAAATAGATTATTATTCGAAGCGCAATCTAGAATTAACAGAAACGATTCGTTCCAAAGGGAAAAAGGGATCGTTATTATGGCTGCTGGATGAGACGATGACGGCCATGGGCGGAAGGATGCTAAAAACTTGGATTGACCGGCCGCTCATTCAGCAGGCTGAAATTGAGCATCGCCAAACGATTGTGGAGGTCATACTGAATCATTATTTCGAGCGGCAGGAGCTTCGTGAAAAATTAAAGGAAGTTTACGATTTAGAGCGTTTAGCAGGACGGGTAGCCTTTGGGAATGTCAATGCCCGTGATTTAGTCCAATTAAAGCGCTCGTTAATGCAGGTACCATTTTTAAAAGAGATCCTGCAGAGAATGCCAAATGAAGAAGTGGAAAATATCGCGGCAAAGCTTGATCCATGTGAAGAGATTACCGACTTGTTGGAGCAGGCGATTGTTGAAAATCCTCCGTTGTCCTTAAAAGAGGGGAATATGATTCGCGATGGATACAACACACAGCTTGACCAATACCGGGATGCCAGCCGGAACGGAAAAACGTGGATCGCTCAGCTGGAACGGGAAGAACGTGAAAAGACCGGGATTAAATCATTAAAGGTTGGCTACAATCGTGTCTTTGGCTATTATATTGAAATCACACGGGCAAACCTTCACCTTTTGCAGGAAGGCCAGTATGAACGGAAGCAAACTTTAACAAATGCGGAACGTTTTATTACGCCTGCATTAAAGGAAAAAGAGGCGTTAATTTTACAAGCGGAAGAAAAATGCGGAGAGCTTGAATACGATTTGTTCAGCGAAATCCGCGAAATCGTCAAGGAACAGATTCCGCGTCTGCAGGCACTGGCGAAAGTGGTCAGCGAGCTAGATGTCCTTCAATGTTTTGCCCAAGTTAGTGAGGAACGCCGCTATGTGAAGCCGCAATTTTCACCGGAACGCCGTGTCGCCATTAAGGACGGCCGTCATCCGGTTGTTGAAAAAGTGTTAAACTCCCAAGAATATGTTCCGAATGACTGCCAGATGGACAGCGACCGTGAAGTCTTATTGATCACGGGGCCGAATATGTCAGGGAAAAGCACCTACATGCGTCAAGTGGCCTTGACTGCAATTTTGGCGCAAATCGGCTGTTATGTCCCGGCTTCAGAGGCCGTATTGCCGATTTTCGATCAGGTATTTACCCGAATCGGAGCTGCGGACGATTTGATTTCTGGCCAGAGTACGTTTATGGTCGAAATGTTAGAAGCGAAAAATGCGATTACCAACGCCACACAAAACAGTTTAATTTTGTTTGACGAAATTGGCCGCGGAACCTCCACCTATGATGGTATGGCTCTAGCCCAGGCTATTATTGAGTATATTCATGAGCGGATCGGAGCGAAAACATTATTTTCGACCCACTATCATGAATTGACTGTATTAGAGGAAGAGCTTTCGAAGTTGAAAAATATTCACGTCAGTGCGATTGAACATAACGGCAAGGTTGTGTTTCTTCATAAAATTAAAGTAGGACCAGCCGATAAAAGCTACGGGATCCATGTCGCCCAGCTTGCGGAGCTCCCAGCGGAATTAATCAGCCGGGCGAATGAAATTTTAACAGCCTTGGAACAAACTGAAGAACAGACAGTTCCTGTAAAGACGGCACCAGTCATTGAGGAACAGCCTGCCCAGCTATCCTTCTTTGACGAACCGAAAGAACCGAAAAAACACGAACACAATTCGAAAGAAAAACGAGTGCTAGAGAAAATAAAAGATTTAGATTTATTGGATGTGACTCCGCTCCAGGCAATAAATGTGTTATTTGAACTTCAGAAAAAGTTAAAGTAG
- the mutL gene encoding DNA mismatch repair endonuclease MutL, translating to MGKIIQLDDALSNKIAAGEVVERPASVVKELVENAIDAGSTVIEIEVEEAGLAKIRITDNGNGIEEEDVLIAFQRHATSKIKNENDLFRIRTLGFRGEALPSIASVSRLEMKTSTGEGAGNRVLIEGGKIEVFEKASARRGTDITITDLFFNTPARLKYMKTIHTELGNITDVVNRLALSHPEVAFRLIHNERKLLQTTGNGDVRQVLAAIYGLAIAKQLVPISGQSLDYKISGFASMPEVTRASRNYISTMINGRFIKNYPLAKAIQEGYHTLLPIGRFPIVLLNIEMDPLLVDVNVHPSKMEVRISKETELDELVTSIIKDAFKSKILIPTAYTPVKKEEAKSEQTSLILDEGTPIPSNEIQREWPVFANTVQETVSPQVSPFVNIPVRTERQDETDAWESPQPFSGADDQVLKSNETPIAVDVDPTDSRIPRLYPIGQMHGTYIFAQNENGLYIIDQHAAQERLKYEYFREKVGQVQSELQDMLVPITFEYSTDESVKITENLSELEKVGVFLEEFGLNSFIVRSHPQWFPKGDEKQIIEDMIEQLLSMKKVDIKKLREEAAIMMSCKASIKANRHLRNDEIQALLDDLRKASDPFTCPHGRPIIVHYSVYEMEKMFKRVM from the coding sequence ATGGGTAAGATTATCCAATTAGATGATGCCCTATCAAACAAAATTGCGGCGGGAGAAGTTGTCGAACGCCCTGCCTCTGTTGTGAAAGAGCTGGTGGAAAATGCAATTGATGCCGGCAGTACGGTGATTGAAATTGAGGTGGAGGAAGCAGGGCTCGCCAAAATCCGGATTACCGATAACGGCAATGGAATTGAGGAAGAGGACGTGTTAATCGCCTTCCAACGCCATGCCACTAGTAAAATCAAAAATGAAAATGATTTGTTCCGGATCCGGACGCTCGGATTCCGCGGTGAAGCCCTGCCGAGTATTGCTTCAGTTTCCAGGCTTGAAATGAAGACCTCGACTGGAGAAGGCGCCGGAAATCGAGTGTTGATCGAAGGCGGGAAAATAGAAGTATTTGAAAAAGCGTCGGCACGGCGGGGCACGGATATTACGATTACCGATTTATTTTTCAATACGCCTGCCCGGTTAAAATACATGAAGACGATTCATACAGAGCTTGGGAATATTACTGATGTCGTCAACCGGCTGGCCCTCTCACACCCTGAGGTTGCCTTCCGGCTAATCCATAATGAGCGGAAGCTGCTGCAAACGACCGGAAACGGGGATGTCCGTCAAGTACTGGCAGCGATTTATGGGCTGGCGATTGCGAAGCAGCTTGTCCCGATCAGCGGTCAGTCGCTGGATTATAAAATCAGCGGATTCGCCTCGATGCCAGAGGTGACAAGAGCTTCAAGGAATTATATTTCGACGATGATTAATGGCCGATTTATCAAAAATTATCCATTAGCGAAAGCGATTCAGGAGGGCTACCATACCTTGCTGCCAATAGGCAGGTTTCCGATTGTTCTCCTGAATATTGAAATGGATCCTTTGCTGGTGGATGTCAATGTGCATCCATCGAAAATGGAAGTCCGTATCAGTAAAGAAACAGAACTGGATGAGCTTGTGACGTCAATTATTAAAGATGCCTTTAAATCAAAGATTCTCATTCCGACGGCCTATACGCCTGTGAAAAAAGAAGAAGCGAAGTCGGAGCAAACATCCCTTATTCTTGATGAAGGAACACCGATACCTTCTAATGAAATTCAGAGGGAATGGCCAGTGTTTGCGAACACCGTTCAGGAAACGGTGTCGCCTCAGGTTTCACCATTTGTTAATATCCCAGTTCGAACGGAAAGGCAAGATGAAACAGATGCTTGGGAATCCCCTCAGCCATTTTCCGGAGCTGATGACCAAGTGCTCAAGTCAAATGAAACACCGATTGCGGTTGATGTCGACCCAACTGACAGCAGGATCCCGCGTTTATATCCGATCGGGCAAATGCACGGGACGTATATTTTTGCCCAAAATGAAAATGGCTTATATATTATCGACCAGCACGCGGCACAGGAACGGCTGAAATATGAATACTTCCGCGAAAAGGTAGGACAGGTCCAATCTGAACTGCAGGATATGCTTGTTCCGATTACCTTTGAATATTCAACAGATGAATCTGTAAAAATAACGGAGAATTTGAGTGAACTGGAAAAGGTAGGCGTGTTTCTGGAGGAGTTCGGTTTAAATAGTTTTATTGTCCGTTCTCATCCGCAGTGGTTTCCAAAAGGGGACGAAAAGCAAATCATAGAGGATATGATTGAACAGCTGTTATCGATGAAGAAGGTCGATATTAAAAAGCTTCGTGAAGAAGCAGCCATTATGATGAGCTGCAAGGCATCGATTAAAGCGAATCGCCATTTGCGAAATGATGAAATCCAAGCGTTGCTGGATGATTTGCGAAAAGCATCCGACCCATTTACCTGTCCGCACGGCAGGCCGATCATCGTTCATTATAGTGTATATGAAATGGAAAAGATGTTTAAGCGGGTTATGTGA